One Gossypium hirsutum isolate 1008001.06 chromosome A11, Gossypium_hirsutum_v2.1, whole genome shotgun sequence genomic window carries:
- the LOC107924357 gene encoding piezo-type mechanosensitive ion channel homolog isoform X2, with protein sequence MLQRIADFVGLFKISSTSEWPEICSAVSLVLFYIMLSYVKYDLEEMDFIMSMQESNLTEQLLPSKHSFFIRQSRSGVRHTNVLLRKAAFRTFTINFFTYGFPVSLFALSFWSFHFASICAFGLLAYVGYILYALPSLFHLHRLNGLLLVFILSWAVSTYIFNVAFAFLNRNFGKDMGIWEMVGFWHYPIPGFFLLAQFCLGILVALGNLVNNSVFVYLSDKDALSSNNSPGEVDGETKVFIVATIAWGLRKCSRAIMLALIFIIAMKSGFIHAIYIIFFLIYLLSHNISRNIRRSLILLCEAHFALLYLLQIDLISNVLEQKCSSIFEIMSQLGVLKHHSSWNFLEIALLGCFCAIHNHGFEVLFSFSAIVQHTPCPPVGFSILRAGLNKSVLLSVYVSPNTSFCYDNPSYERTIASFLSGIGQKFLSIYRSCGTYIALLTILLTVFMVTPNYISFGYIFLLLVWIIGRQLGERTKRHLWFPLKTYAVMVFIFVYSLSSFTSFRIWLSGFMDLYFYLGYESEASLLDNIWQSLAVLIVMQLYSYERRKNKNYRTSFSNPLDSGVLGFAKRFLIWHSQKILFVSLFYASLSPICAFGFLYLLGLVICSTLPKASRIPSKSCLVYTGFLVTTEYLFQMWGKQAGMFPGQKHSDLSLILGLRVYELGFWGVESGLRGKVLVITACVLQYNVFFWLDNMPTCISNKGKWEEPCPLFLSAEDAFTNGFMSNGEDKPSTIGMVPIRQVRPANSSWASLSLALSQALRPASSKAGGSEVSSRRKFSFGYFWGSTKESHKWNRKRILALREERFETQKALLKIYLKFWIENMFNLLGLEINMIALLLASFALLNAISMLYIALVAACVLLNRWIIRKLWPVLVFLFASILILEYIAIWKSMFPPNQRSQTEIRCHDCWKNSASYFRYCRSCWLGLIIDDPRMLISYFLVFLLASFKLHADHSSYFSQSTYRKMMSQHKNLFVWRDLSFEMKSMWTFLDYIRLYCYCHLLDLVLVLILITGTLEYDILHLGYLAFALVFFRMRLEILKKKNKMFKFLRIYNFVVIVLSLAYQSPFVGEFSSGKCNSVNYIYDVIGFYKYDYGFRINTRSVLVEIIIFMLVSLQSYMFSSQESDYVSRYLEAEQIGAIVREQEKKAAWKTAQLQQSRESEEKKHQRNVQVEKMKSEMLNLQIQLHNMNSIASLSDVSPDDESLQRSVSLTSNRDIGPPDKEESTLWEREQTIKEDIVSPPEAHACAACIKGENPEVVESPKNSMEHRPCEITEIEHDADHAIFDTEKRGKNQSKDNPLISAVHLLGDGVSQVQSIGNQAVNNLVNFLNIKPDDSVMNEHSSVKGEAYDETESQKMQNMNLNRSSSLQSDKISNTTSLQLGRILCHIWSQMQSNNNVVCYCLFVVVFLWNFGLLSMVYLAALFLYALCVNNGPTYIFWVIMLIYTEAYILFQYMYQIAIQHCGLSINSDLLRNIGFPTCKIKSSFVVCSLPLFLVYLFTLIQSSISAKDGEWMFSTDFNFHRRSSHYRKEVLVNYSWSKRVSKLLQYVINRVKQVTRRFFWYWKSLIQGAETPPYFVQLSMDVHLWPDDGVQPERVESGINRLLEIVHDERCTKKISGHCPFASRVQVQSIKRSQENQNVALIVFEVVYASRLTGCTSADWYKSLTPAADVAKEIRKAKHAGLVEEMGFPYQILSAVGGGKREFDLYAYIFVADLTVFFLVAMFYQSLIKNNSEILNVYQLEDQFPIEFVIILMIIFFLIVVDRVLYLCSFAAGKVIFYLFNLVLFTYSITRYAWRMKPSDQHAGKLALRAIFLAKAISLALQGVQIRHGIPQKATLYWQFLTSKVSRINYLGYRLYRALPFLYELRCVLDWSCTTTSLTMYDWLKLEDINASLYLAKCDAVLNRATHRQGEKQKKMTKCCNGICLFFILICVIWTPMLMYSSGNPTNIANPINDASFQLDISTGGGRLTLYQTTLCEKLQWDNLNSDVNFDAYNKNDIQLICCQADATLLWLVSDVVQRRFIEFLDWDMDMVITSTWLLTRERPKGKEVVKYEKPVDSKDLPEPSDVQKVFNGSTISFRIYNLYPRYFRVTGSGEVRSFEQEVTSGPISVSADLVINRAASEWWSFHDLDSSHIRGCGGLTGPTAVIVSEETPPQGILGDTLSKFSIWGLYITFVLAVGRFIRLQCSDLRMRIPFENLPSCDRLIAICENIYAARAEGELGVEEVLYWTLVKIYRSPHMLLEYTKPD encoded by the exons ATGTTACAGAGGATTGCTGATTTTGTTGGTCTATTCAAAATATCTTCAACATCTGAGTGGCCTGAAATATGCTCTGCTGTTTCTCTTGTACTTTTTTACATCATG CTATCCTATGTCAAATATGATTTGGAGGAAATGGATTTTATCATGTCCATGCAAGAAAGTAACTTGACAGAGCAACTACTTCCGTCAAAGCATTCATTCTTCATTCGTCAATCAAG ATCTGGTGTACGGCATACCAATGTTTTACTACGAAAGGCAGCTTTCCGGACTTTCACCATCAACTTTTTCACTTATGGTTTTCCA GTATCCTTGTTTGCCCTTTCCTTTTGGAGTTTTCATTTTGCAAGTATATGTGCTTTTGGGCTACTTGCATATGTTGGCTACATTCTGTATGCCCTTCCTTCACTGTTTCATTTACACCGGTTAAATGGGCTCCTTCTTGTCTTCATTCTCTCGTGGGCTGTTAGTACCTATATATTCAATGTAGCATTTGCATTCTTGAATAGGAATTTTGGGAAG GATATGGGAATTTGGGAGATGGTTGGATTTTGGCATTATCCCATACCAGGGTTTTTCTTGCTTGCACAATTTTGTCTAGGAATTTTGGTTGCTTTGGGTAATCTTGTAAATAACTCTGTTTTCGTCTACTTATCTGATAAGGATGCACTATCATCAAACAACTCTCCTGGGGAAG TGGATGGAGAGACCAAGGTATTCATTGTGGCTACAATTGCATGGGGATTGCGAAAATGTTCTCGAGCTATCATGCTTGCTCTGATATTTATCATAGCAATGAAATCCGGATTTATCCATGCTATATATA TAATTTTCTTTTTGATCTATCTTTTGAGCCACAACATCAGTAGAAATATACGCCGGTCTCTGATTCTTCTTTGTGAAGCTCACTTCGCATTATTGTACCTTCTTCAGATTGATTTGATCTCTAATGTTTTGGAGCAAAAATGCTCCTCAATTTTTGAAATCATGTCGCAGTTAG GTGTCCTTAAACATCACAGCTCGTGGAACTTTCTGGAAATAGCTTTGCTCGGTTGCTTCTGTGCGATACATAACCATGGGTTTGAGGTGCTTTTTTCATTCTCAGCAATTGTGCAGCACACCCCTTGTCCTCCTGTTGGGTTCAGCATCTTGAGAGCTGGTTTAAACAAATCTGTCCTCTTGTCAGTATATGTATCCCCAAACACATCCTTCTGCTATGATAATCCTTCTTATG aGAGAACGATAGCATCATTCCTTAGTGGAATTGGGCAgaaatttttatcaatatatcGATCATGTGGAACCTACATCGCTTTGCTGACTATTCTTCTTACAGTTTTCATGGTGACACCCAACTATATATCATTTGGATACATCTTCCTTCTTCTTGTTTGGATTATCGGAAGACAACTTGGTGAGAGAACAAAAAGGCACTTATGGTTTCCATTAAAAACATATGCTGTCATGGTGTTCATTTTTGTCTATAGCTTAAGCAGTTTTACCAGCTTTAGGATTTGGTTGTCTGGATTTATGGATCTGTACTTTTATTTGGGTTATGAATCTGAGGCTTCATTGTTGGATAATATTTGGCAATCTCTAGCAGTTTTAATTGTGATGCAACTTTATAGCTATGAAAGGAGGAAGAACAAGAACTACAGGACTAGTTTTTCCAATCCTTTAGATTCTGGGGTACTTGGCTTTGCCAAGCGATTTCTGATTTGGCACAGCCAGAAGATCCTGTTTGTCTCATTATTCTATGCGTCTTTGTCTCCAATTTGTGCTTTTGGATTCTTGTATCTACTTGGCCTTGTCATATGTTCAACTTTACCTAAGGCTTCTCGGATCCCATCCAAATCATGCTTAGTTTATACTGGATTTCTGGTCACAACAGAGTATCTTTTTCAGATGTGGGGTAAACAAGCTGGAATGTTTCCAGGGCAAAAACATTCTGATCTGTCACTCATTTTGGGTCTCCGAGTATATGAGCTGGGATTTTGGGGTGTAGAATCGGGCTTGAGGGGAAAGGTGCTGGTAATTACTGCATGTGTCCTTCAGTACAATGTCTTCTTTTGGTTGGATAATATGCCAACCTGTATTTCAAATAAAGGCAAGTGGGAAGAACCTTGTCCTTTATTTTTGTCAGCAGAGGATGCCTTCACCAATGGCTTCATGTCTAATGGGGAAGATAAACCATCTACTATTGGAATGGTACCTATAAGACAAGTCAGACCAGCAAACAGTTCATGGGCATCTTTGAGCCTTGCTTTATCTCAAGCGCTTCGTCCTGCATCCTCGAAAGCAGGAGGCTCTGAGGTTAGCAGCAGGAGAAAATTTTCATTTGGATATTTTTGGGGAAGTACCAAGGAGAGTCACAAGTGGAACAGGAAGAGGATCCTTGCACTAAGAGAAGAAAGATTCGAGACTCAGAAGGCtctcttaaaaatatatttgaaattctGGATAGAAAACATGTTTAACCTTCTTGGTCTTGAGATTAATATGATTGCTTTGCTTCTTGCAAGTTTCGCTTTGTTGAATGCCATTTCTATGCTATATATTGCATTAGTTGCTGCTTGTGTTCTTTTGAATCGCTGGATAATACGTAAATTATGGCCAGTGCTTGTATTCTTGTTTGCTTCCATTCTCATCCTTGAGTATATCGCCATCTGGAAGAGTATGTTTCCTCCGAATCAACGGAGTCAGACTGAAATCCGCTGCCATGACTGCTGGAAAAACTCAGCTTCATATTTCCGGTATTGTAGGAGCTGTTGGCTGG GACTGATCATTGATGATCCCCGAATGCTTATCAGCTACTTTTTGGTCTTTCTGCTGGCTAGTTTCAAACTTCATGCAGATCACTCATCCTATTTCTCTCAGTCAACCTATCGGAAAATGATGTCTCAGcataaaaatttatttgtttggcgagatctctcttttgaaatgaaaagcATGTGGACTTTTCTTGACTACATAAGACTTTATTGTTATTGCCATCTATTGGACCTTGTCCTGGTACTGATTTTGATTACTGGAACTCTTGAGTATGATATTCTGCACCTTGGTTATCTTGCTTTTGCTCTTGTTTTTTTTCGGATGAGGCTTGAAATTCTCAAGAAGAAGAATAAAATGTTCAAGTTCTTGCGTATCTACAACTTCGTGGTCATTGTTCTTTCTCTTGCCTATCAATCTCCTTTTGTAGGGGAGTTTAGTTCTGGGAAGTGCAACTCTGTGAACTACATATACGATGTCATTGGATTCTATAAGTATGACTATGGGTTTCGAATTAATACCAGATCTGTACTCGTTGAGATTATCATTTTTATGTTGGTATCCCTTCAGTCATATATGTTTTCCTCCCAAGAGTCTGATTATGTGTCACGATATCTTGAAGCAGAGCAAATTGGTGCCATTGTACGCGAGCAAGAGAAAAAAGCTGCATGGAAAACTGCACAGTTACAACAGAGTCGTGAATCTGAGGAGAAGAAACATCAGCGCAACGTGCAAGTGGAGAAGATGAAATCTGAGATGCTTAACTTGCAAATACAGCTTCATAACATGAACTCAATTGCAAGTCTGAGTGATGTTTCTCCTGATGATGAAAGCCTACAGAGGAGTGTTTCTCTTACTTCAAATAGGGATATTGGGCCTCCTGACAAAGAGGAAAGCACTCTTTGGGAGCGAGAGCAAACAATTAAGGAGGATATTGTATCCCCTCCTGAAGCACATGCATGTGCTGCTTGTATTAAAGGAGAAAATCCTGAAGTAGTGGAATCTCCGAAGAATTCCATGGAACATAGGCCTTGTGAGATCACCGAAATTGAGCATGATGCTGATCATGCTATTTTTGATACAGAGAAAAGGGGGAAAAACCAATCAAAGGACAATCCTTTAATTTCTGCTGTACACCTCTTAGGTGATGGTGTTTCTCAGGTACAGTCCATTGGAAATCAGGCTGTTAATAACCTTGTCAATTTCTTGAACATTAAACCTGATGATTCAGTTATGAATGAGCACTCGTCTGTCAAGGGTGAGGCATATGATGAGACTGAGAGCCAAAAGATGCAGAATATGAATTTGAATCGTTCTTCTTCTCTGCAATCTGATAAAATTTCCAATACTACAAGTTTGCAGCTGGGAAGGATCTTATGCCATATATGGTCCCAAATGCAGTCTAATAACAATGTTGTGTGCTACTGCCTATTCGTCGTTGTCTTTCTGTGGAACTTCGGTTTGCTTTCTATGGTGTATCTTGCAGCTCTTTTCTTGTATGCTCTATGTGTGAATAACGGACCAACTTATATCTTCTGGGTTATTATGCTCATTTACACTGAGGCTTACATTTTGTTTCAGTACATGTACCAAATTGCAATCCAGCATTGTGGTTTGAGTATTAATTCTGACCTACTTCGTAACATAGGATTTCCTACTTGTAAAATCAAGTCATCTTTTGTTGTGTGTTCGTTGCCTCTATTTCTTGTCTACTTATTTACCCTCATACAGAGCTCTATAAGTGCAAAAGATGGCGAATGGATGTTCTCTACTGACTTTAACTTCCATAGGAGGAGTTCTCATTATAGAAAAGAGGTTCTTGTGAACTACAGCTGGAGCAAAAGGGTGTCAAAGTTGCTCCAATATGTAATAAATAGGGTGAAACAGGTAACTAGAAGATTCTTCTGGTACTGGAAATCATTGATACAGGGGGCAGAAACTCCTCCTTATTTTGTTCAACTGTCAATGGATGTTCACTTATGGCCAGATGATGGGGTACAGCCAGAAAGGGTCGAGTCTGGTATAAACCGACTACTCGAGATAGTTCATGATGAAAGATGTACTAAAAAAATCTCTGGTCATTGTCCATTTGCTAGTAGGGTTCAGGTTCAAAGCATTAAAAGAAGTCAAGAAAACCAAAATGTAGCTTTGATTGTTTTTGAGGTGGTTTATGCATCTCGCTTGACAGGATGCACGTCAGCAGATTGGTACAAGTCTCTAACTCCAGCAGCTGATGTGGCAAAAGAAATTCGCAAGGCAAAGCATGCTGGGCTTGTTGAAGAGATGGGATTCCCTTACCAAATACTCTCTGCAGTTGGTGGTGGAAAACGGGAATTTGATCTCTACGCTTACATTTTTGTTGCTGATCTTACTGTTTTTTTCTTAGTCGCAATGTTCTACCAATCTCTCATAAAGAACAACAGtgaaattttaaatgtttatcaGCTAGAAGATCAATTTCCTATAGAGTTCGTAATTATCTTAATG ATCATCTTTTTCTTGATCGTTGTTGATCGTGTACTTTATCTATGTTCATTCGCAGCAGGAAAAGTTATTTTCTACCTTTTCAACCTCGTTCTCTTCACATATTCGATTACAAGGTATGCTTGGCGGATGAAACCTTCAGACCAGCATGCTGGAAAACTAGCACTCCGTGCGATCTTTCTTGCTAAAGCAATTTCTTTAGCACTTCAGGGTGTACAAATTCGACATGGAATTCCTCAGAAAGCCACCTTGTATTGGCAGTTTTTGACCAGCAAGGTTTCAAGAATTAATTACTTGGGCTATAGGCTTTATCGGGCTCTACCATTTCTTTATGAATTACGATGTGTACTCGATTGGTCATGCACGACGACATCTTTGACCATGTATGACTGGCTCAAA CTGGAAGACATAAATGCAAGTCTGTACCTTGCCAAATGCGATGCAGTGTTGAATAGAGCTACGCACAGACAAGGAGAGAAGCAAAAAAAAATGACCAAGTGCTGCAATGGGATCTGTCTGTTCTTTATATTAATTTGTGTTATCTGGACTCCTATGCTG ATGTACAGCAGTGGTAATCCGACAAATATTGCAAATCCCATTAATGATGCAAGTTTTCAACTGGATATTAGTACTGGTGGTGGAAGGTTGACCTTGTATCAGACAACACTTTGTGAAAAGCTCCAATGGGATAATCTCAATTCTGATGTTAATTTTGATGCCTACAATAAGAATGATATACAATTGATATGCTGCCAAGCTGATGCAACTCTTTTGTGGCTCGTCTCTGATGTAGTTCAGAGAAGGTTTATTGAGTTCCTTGACTGGGATATGGACATGGTTATAACTTCTACATGGCTGCTTACAAGAGAACGACCAAAGGGCAAGGAAGTCGTGAAATATGAGAAACCTGTTGATTCCAAGGATCTTCCAGAACCTTCAGATGTCCAAAAGGTCTTCAATGGTTCTACAATCAGCTTTAGGATATATAATCTTTATCCAAGATACTTCCGTGTCACTGGTTCCGGTGAAGTCAGATCTTTTGAGCAAGAG GTTACTTCAGGACCTATTTCAGTGAGTGCAGATCTTGTTATCAATCGCGCAGCTTCTGAGTGGTGGTCATTCCATGATCTCGATTCATCTCATATAAGGGGCTGCGGAGGTTTGACAGGACCTACAGCCGTCATAGTATCCGAAGAAACACCACCAC AGGGTATACTTGGAGACACGCTAAGCAAGTTCAGCATTTGGGGTCTCTACATTACTTTTGTGCTTGCTGTTGGCCGCTTTATCAGGCTTCAATGTTCCGATTTAAGAATGAGGATACCGTTTGAAAACCTGCCTTCCTGTGACAG GTTGATAGCCATCTGTGAAAATATATATGCTGCAAGAGCAGAAGGTGAGCTTGGAGTTGAAGAGGTCCTTTACTGGACCCTTGTGAAGATTTATAGGTCACCTCACATGCTGCTTGAGTATACCAAACCCGACTAG